attttcgttaggtactatttatatttaattttaaattttaaaatgatttctgaccacacgatgtacgatgaacaatcACGATCATGGGATCCCTAGAATCCATAGGAAAATGATCCAGCGATGATCTTTTTCCCATTTTGACCGCTTTATCATGTGATTAACAAAATACGGGTCAAATAAATAATCTCTCTATCATCATTTTAAtcgtaattattattattattattatagaaattgttattaacaccataaaatctcattttgtatttctcacaagtgtatttttctttttaaatgtaaaaagtttagaatacaaaatgaaaatttttaaatgtCAGTAACAATTCAGTAAACAGAAAGTCTCTCGTGAAACCATCAATTCCTCTAGTTCTATTCTATGAGTATGGAAGGAGATATCTTAAATTCACTTGAAATTGCTTTATGAGTAACACGAGGATACCCTCCAGCATCCAATCCCACCCTTAAAATAACTATTAAGCTACATTTTGACGGAAAAGGAGacggcgaggatccttttcctagggATTATAGGATCCCGTGATTGTgatcgttcattgtatatcgtgtagttaattttcgttaagtactatttatatttaattttaaattttaaaatttaaaatgatttatgaccgcacgatgtacgatgaacaatcACGATCATGGGATCTCTAGAATCCATAGGAAAAGGATCTAGCGATGATCTTTTTCCCATTTTCGACACTTTATCATGTGATTAACAAAATACGGGTCAAATAAATAATCTCTCTATCATCATTTTAAtcgtaattattattattattattatagaaactgttattagcactcaaaTCTCATTTTGTAtttctcacaagtgtatttttctttctaaatgtaAAAAGTTTagaatacaaaatgaaaattttgaaatgtcaataacaattcaGTAAACAGAAAGTCTCCCGTGAAACCATCAATTCCTCTAGTTCTATTCTATGAGTATGGAAGGAGATATCTTAAATTCACTTGAAATTGCTTTATGAGTAACACGAGGATACCCTCCAGCATCCAATTCCTCTAGTTCTATTTTGTGATTAACAAAATTTTCATACTCATACTCTATGAGTATGAAAATTTTGTTAATCACATGATATGGCGGTCAAAATGGGAAAAGGATCatcgccggatccttttcctaggGATTCTAGGAATTTTGTGATCgtgatcgttcatcgtatattatgTGATCAGTTTTcattaagtactatttatatttaattttaaattgtatattttgaaatgatttatgaccgcacgatgtacgatgaacggtcacgatcacAGAATTCCTAGAATCCCTAGGAAAAGTATCCGGCGATGATCATTTTCCCATTTTGACCGCCATATCATGTGATTAACAAAATACAGGTCAAATAAATAATCTCTCCATCGTCATTTTAAtcgtaattattattattattattattatggaaACTGTTATTAACATtataaaaatctcattttatctcacaagtgtattttcttTCTATATGTAAAAAGTTTAGAAGACAAAATAAGAATTTTGAAGTCTCAATACCAATTCCGTGAAACCATCAATTCCTCTAGTTCTATTCTTTGAGTACGGAAGGAGGAGTCTTAAATTCACTTTGAAATTGCTTTTACGAGTAACACGAGGATACCCTCCAGCATCCAATCCCACCcttatttaaactacatttCTCCAGTCGAGATATGATCTGCAAAACAAGATCTGCCCTTGGCCTCTCTGAGGACTTCCATCAAGCCCCTGGCAGGCACATTTGGGGTACTCAGTAGTGGAGCAAAGATGGGTCATGGTCTATCGGTTCGGATAGGGTGGAAGGCAGCAGTATTGTTCGCGTTGTTTGCATGCCTCAAAAGCTCTGGTTTCACAGTGCTTTCCATACCATTTTTatatgcctctttggttttagCTTTGGTTTCACTTGCTGCTCATCCATTGATAGACCTTCCCATGCTGTTGGGGAAGAACCCAGATGGGAGTTTCCCCACTTGGTCGGTTATAATGTTCAGCCCCTATTTGTATTTCGTCCGCGTCTCCTCGGCATTTCAGAGGTTGCATAGTAGGgaggctctttacactgaaatCTCCGAGGGTTTGTTCGTTGGCGGGTGGCCTTCTTCGCCGGATAAACTGCCACCAGGTGACCCTGCCATTGTTGATTGCACTTGTGAATTGCCAAGGAAGTGTGAGGTTACAGGGCATTCTTATTTGTGTGTGCCAACATGGGACACGAGGGCTCCTCCGCCGGCTGCCATTGAATCTGCTGTCAAGTGGGCTTGCCGAAAAAGGGCTCAGAATAAGCCTGTTTTCGTCCACTGCGCCCACGGTACGCTGCTCAAATTTTGAGTAATTTTTCATGTTGGTAGTGAGATAGATTCACTTGTTTTGCGATGCATATAATGTGGTTGTATATATTTGTGAATTGTTCTGCAATGCAACA
This region of Malus domestica chromosome 07, GDT2T_hap1 genomic DNA includes:
- the LOC103438767 gene encoding uncharacterized protein gives rise to the protein MGHGLSVRIGWKAAVLFALFACLKSSGFTVLSIPFLYASLVLALVSLAAHPLIDLPMLLGKNPDGSFPTWSVIMFSPYLYFVRVSSAFQRLHSREALYTEISEGLFVGGWPSSPDKLPPGDPAIVDCTCELPRKCEVTGHSYLCVPTWDTRAPPPAAIESAVKWACRKRAQNKPVFVHCAHGHGRSVAVMCALLVALGVTEDWKNAEKLIREKRPHIRMNALHRRALEEWSKHRLSPSKKN